The region GACATTGATAAAAAAGTTAATACAATGATAAATATTATAGCTATTATGGTGATTATAGGTAAAAATTTTTTCATAAATAGTTATTCCTAAAAAAAATACAATAATAATATATAAACTATCTTGATATATTAATAAAAAAGCTCCACTTAAACAGTGAAGCTTCATAAAAAATATATAATTATTTGAAAATTAAAAGTATAAGTAGTAGGAGAAATTTAATTTTCTTTCTGTTGTAGTTTACAATTCAAGTGTTAATTATTTGTTAATTACTGATTTTAGCAGTTTATATACAATGTTTAATACAATATTTTCCAGTAAAAATATATAATAAATTTTTATTTACAAAAGAAGGATTTTTATGCGTTTAATTATGTTTGATATGGATGGAACTTTAATTGATAGTGGAACATCTATAACAAATACTATAAATCATGTTAGAGAGAATTTAGGTTTTGAAAAGATGGAAAAAACTTTTGTTTTAGAGAAACTAAATGACCCAAATATAAATGCGGCAAAATTCTTTTATGGAACTGATGACTTTACAGAACAACAAAAAGTACTTTTTGAAGATTATTACCATAAAAACTGTTTAAAAGATTTAGAGATTTATGAGGGTATGGAAAAACTAATTGATGATTTAAATGGAGAATTTACCCTTGCAGTTGCTACAAATGCAAGTTCAGTATTTGCAAGAAAGATGCTAGGACACTTAGGTATTGAGAAATATTTTAAATCAATATTAGGTTATGATAGTGTAAAAATGCCAAAGCCACACCCAGAAATGGTTTATAAAATCTTAGATAACCACAATATCCAAAAACAAAATGCCCAAATGATTGGTGACTCACACAAAGATATTATGGCTGCTACAAATGCAGGTATAGATTCTGTTTTAGTAAACTGGGGATTTTCAAATCATGACAAAGATGCCATTGAAAGTATAGAAGAGCTTGAAAAAAGAATCTATGAAAAGTTTAAATAGATTCTAAATCAAAGCTTCTAAAGTTTTATACTCATTTAAAGCAAAATCATCTGTCATACCAGAGATATAATCAATCAATAATCTAGCTCTATAATACCATTCTTGTATCTCATATTTTTCACTCTCTTCTTTATTTAACTTAGCAACTGCATCTTTATATGCAACAATATGTTTAGAAGAAAGTCTTCTAATAAGTCTTTGAGATAAGAAACAAGAGATTCTTTCACCTTTTACCAACTCTTCAAAATCTTCACTTGAAAGCTCTAAAAGTGGAGTATAATTTTCAAAAAGTGAAGATAAAATTTTCTGCCCTTTTAATTCTAATGTTTGGATATCTTTGTAGTTGTAAATATACTTAACAGAGATATTTTGAAGAACTTCAACTGCTTTTGTGTATTTTGATTCTGTATCATATTCTAAAAGTGCAGAATTAAAAGTTCCATTGAAAACTGCTTCATGGTTTTCTAAATAGATATTTGAAACATGTTCAACTAAAGCATGGGTTAATTTTGCTCTTGTAAGTGTTAAAAATAGATTGAATTGGTAAGGTTCCTCTTCGTTTTGCTTAGCTTTATTATAAAACTTCTCAACCAATTCAAGAAGATAAGTCTCTTGCATCTTCTCGCACTCTTCTTTTATAAGTCTATAAATATCTTCAAATTTTAAGATACCTTTATCTACAGCATCTTCCATATCTGCATTTAGATAACTTATATCATCTGCTGCTTCCATAATATATGTAATTGGAAATCTACATCCATCTTTTAAATCTAAACTTGTCTTTATCTTATCAACAATCTCTTTTTCAGAATAATAAAACCCTGGTTTCTTTTTTAAATATGAAAATGGCTCTGATTTTAAAGGTTTACTTTCATAAGCTCCTCTAGTATATTTTATAACTGAAGCAATTTGAGGAAAAGATAAATTTAGTCTTTGAAGTTTTGTTACAACTCTTATAGCCTGTGCATTTCCATCAAAACTGCATAAGTCTTTTAAAAGCATATCTTTAAACTCTTTATTTTCTACACTAACATTCACTACGTTTTCAAAAATCTTAACACCTCTTTTACTCATCCAATTATTTATTGCAACCTCGGCAAAGTGCCCAAAAGGTGGATTTCCTATATCATGAAGCAAACTTGTCATTTCAGCAAGAGAAACAAAAGCATCATCAAAATTTTCTAAACCAAATTTTCCTTCACTTTTTTTTAAAATAGTTTTTGCAATAAATCTTGCTGTTTGAGAAACCTCTAAAGAATGTGTTAATCTACTTCTAACAGCAGCATTTAATTCTAAAGGGAAAACTTGTGTTTTCTTTTGAAGTCTTCTTAAAGCAGGAGCAGAGAGAATTCTTCCTCTGTCACTTTCAATTGAGATATTAATATCATCTATAGCATAAAATTCTCTGTCTTTTGTTATCTTTTTAGTGTAGTCAATCATCATCTATCTTTAATTTTTTTGATATTATAATATTTGCTAACCAATGAAAGGATAAAAATGCTTGATAAAATCAAAGCTATTTTCAAAAATGAGAAAACTTTTCCTTGTATAGTTTTTGATGGTAAAAAAATGAGTTATCCCCATCTAAGCCAAAAACAAATAGATGAGATAAATAATGACCCAAAATACAAAGAGTGGAAAGTGATATTAAAAAAAGAAGAGTAGGAACTACTCTTTTATTATATTTTTAAGACTCAAAATAAAAGAATTACCCTCTTTTGTAGGTTCTATTTTTATAGCAATTTTATTTTTATCACAAAACTCTTTTACCATAAAAAGCCCCAGACCAAAGCCTGTTTTAGTCTTATCTTCTTGAAAAAACTTATCAAAAATAACAAACAGATTTTTAGTATCTATCTCTTTACCTGTATTAAAAATAGTAAGGTTTTTATTTTCATATGTAATTTTTATAAGCCCCTTAGTTTCTAAGTTATACTTCAAAGCATTTGATATTAGATTATCAATCATCTTTTGAAAACCATTTTGATCACTTTGTAGTGTTATATTCTCAATATCAACTTCAATCTTTATATCTTTTTTCAAATCATCAAACTTTTCTAAACTATGATTGATAATATCATTTAATGAAAAATCTGAAAGATCAACTCTATCAATCTCTTTTTTAATATGGTATTCCATATCTTCATAAAGCTTTAAAAGTTCATTTGAAGCTAGTTTTATACGGTTTAATCTTTTTATAGCTTTTTCATCAGTTATTTTTTTCTCTAGCATTTGTGTATTTAATTTAATTGTAGAGATTGGAATATTTAACTCATGCAAGGTTTCTTTTACTGTTTTTTGAAGGTTTTCATCACTTTTAAACAATGGATCAAATATAGTTTTACTCAATAAAAGATATAAAACAAGTCCAAAAATCAATACAGTTAATGTAACTACAAAAAAAGTATCTTGGGTAAACCCAACAAGTGTAGTAAGATAGAAATTTATAAATAAAGACAGTAATAAAACAAAAACAACAATAATTGAGTTTGTAATTATAAAGTTTTTTCTTTTGTTATAACTCAATTTTGTATCCTATACCTTTTATATTTTTTATTGTATCTTTTCCTAGAAGTTTTTTTAAGTTGTTAATATATACTCTAATTGAGCCTTCACTATAATCTTCGTTGAACTCCCAAAGCTTTTCAATAATCATCTCTTTTGTAATAATTGCATCTTTTTTTTCTAAAAAAAGCTCTAACAAATCTATAACTTTTCCAGCAGTATAAATATCTTCACCATCTTTTAAGACTCTTCTATTTTTTGGATCAAAGCTAATTTCATCATTAAGTTGGATATTTTCCATAACTTTTCCACTTCTTTTTAGAAGTGACATTATTCTTAGAAGTAATTCATCCAAATCTATGGGTTTTTTAAGGTAATCATCGCAACCACATAAAAAACCTTCTGTTAGCTTTTCTTTATCTTTATATGAGGTTAAATATATAGTTGGAGTATCATCAAGTTTACCTCTTAACTCTTTTAGAGTCTCTATTCCATCAATTTTAGGTACATTTATATCAAAAAGATATAAATCAAATCTTTTTTCATAACATATTTCTAATACTTGTTCTCCATCTGTAGCAGTAACTACTTCAAAGCCTTCATCTTCTAAAAAATCTTCTAAACTCTCTTTAAATAGTTCATCATCTTCTAAAATCAATATTTTATACAACTGTACTCCAATACATTATGATATAGGCATATTATAGAATATTTGAGTTAATTTAGAGTTAAATTTAACTTTTTTAAAAAGATATGATAATATATTATTATAACTTTAATATTTAGGTTTTTATATGATAAAAAAACTATTAATCATTTTTCTACTTTTAGTTACTGCTTTTTATGTAATTTCCCAAGAAAATGTAAAAATTATTTTGGCTGGTATTGCTATTTTCCTTATTGGTATGCATTTTATGGAAGATGGATTTAAACTTTTTTCTGGTGGAACATTGGAAAAAATTTTAGAAAAATTTACCCAAAACAAATATAAGTCTTTGTTAACAGGTTTTTTAACCACTTCAATTATTCAAAGTTCTTCTTTAATATCTGTTATCGTAATCTCTTTTTTATCTGTTGAAATCATATCACTTACACAAGGTATGGCAATAGTATTTGGAGCAAACTTAGGTAGTACTACAACAGCGTGGATAGTTTCTGCTTTAGGACTTAAAATAAAAATCTCATTATATGCTATGCCTATGATTATATTTGGTGTGATTTTTAGATTCTCAAAAAAAAGCAACTATATTGGTTTGGGAAATGTTCTTTTAGGTTTAGGTTTTATATTTTTAGGAATCTCTTATATGAAAGAGGGATTTGATACATTAAAAGATGCTATAGATTTAGCTAAGTATTCAGTTCCTGGAATAACAGGTATTTTAATCTATGTTGTAATAGGTATAATTGCTACAGTAGTTATTCAATCAAGTAGTGCCACAATGGCTATTATTATTACAGCTTTAGCAGGAGCTAATATCTTATATATAGATGCTTTAGCCTTAGCAATTGGGGCTAATGTTGGTACAACTGTTACAGCAATATTGGGTTCACTAACTTCAAATCAAAATGGAAAAAGATTAGCTTTTGGTCATTTTGTTTTTAATATTACAACGGGATTGATTGCCCTATTTTTAATATATACTTTAAGAGACATTGTTGATTTTATGGCACCATTATTTGGAATTGCTGAAGATAACTATTCTATGAAACTTGCACTTTTTCATACTATTTTTAATCTTTTAGGGATAATTGTATTATTACCATTTATTACATATATTGTGAAGATGTCAAAAAGATTTATAAATGATGATAAGTATAAAAAAGCATCAAAACCAAAATATTTATCAAAAGAGAATATTAAAATACCATACAATGCTATGGTTTCAATACAAAAAGAGGTTATAAATCTATATGAAAATGCCCAAAAAGCTATATTACATGCAATTTCAATCCATACAAGTGAACTTAAAACAAGAGAAGACTTAGAAAAGCTTACATCACAACCAACAACTAAAATAGATACAAATCTAGATGATATTTATCAAAATAATTTAAAACTTCTTTATAGTGAGATTATAGAGTTTGCACTTATATCTCAGCAACATATGAATAAAGAACAAAATGAATATGTAGCACAACTAAAAATAGCCTCAAGTATTATTGTAAAAGTGTTAAAAGATACTAGAGATATTCAAAAAAATCTAAATTTTTATCTAAACAGTAAAAATGAAGTTATAAAACAAGAGTATTTAAATATAAAACAAGAATTAGCAACATTTATTTTTGAAGTAAATCAGCTAAAAGATAATGACTTAGATGAAGTGGAAACTTCTACTATTATCCAAGTAAATAAAGATAAACTATCTAATTTAGATATTGAAAACAACCAAAGAATTGATGAATTAATTAGAAGTGAACAAATAACTTCTAAAATGGCTACATCCTTAATAAATGACACAACTACAACTTTTAATATTTGTAAAAATCTACTTAGAATTGCAAATATACTATTAGTAAAAGATGAGAAACTAAGAAAATTAGGAGAACATGATGAAGTTTAAAAAATTGATAGAAAACTTTGAAGATATATTCTCATGGGATAAAAAAGAGATTGAAAATAATAGCGATGAGATTGAA is a window of Halarcobacter sp. DNA encoding:
- a CDS encoding Na/Pi symporter, which codes for MIKKLLIIFLLLVTAFYVISQENVKIILAGIAIFLIGMHFMEDGFKLFSGGTLEKILEKFTQNKYKSLLTGFLTTSIIQSSSLISVIVISFLSVEIISLTQGMAIVFGANLGSTTTAWIVSALGLKIKISLYAMPMIIFGVIFRFSKKSNYIGLGNVLLGLGFIFLGISYMKEGFDTLKDAIDLAKYSVPGITGILIYVVIGIIATVVIQSSSATMAIIITALAGANILYIDALALAIGANVGTTVTAILGSLTSNQNGKRLAFGHFVFNITTGLIALFLIYTLRDIVDFMAPLFGIAEDNYSMKLALFHTIFNLLGIIVLLPFITYIVKMSKRFINDDKYKKASKPKYLSKENIKIPYNAMVSIQKEVINLYENAQKAILHAISIHTSELKTREDLEKLTSQPTTKIDTNLDDIYQNNLKLLYSEIIEFALISQQHMNKEQNEYVAQLKIASSIIVKVLKDTRDIQKNLNFYLNSKNEVIKQEYLNIKQELATFIFEVNQLKDNDLDEVETSTIIQVNKDKLSNLDIENNQRIDELIRSEQITSKMATSLINDTTTTFNICKNLLRIANILLVKDEKLRKLGEHDEV
- the dgt gene encoding dGTPase translates to MIDYTKKITKDREFYAIDDINISIESDRGRILSAPALRRLQKKTQVFPLELNAAVRSRLTHSLEVSQTARFIAKTILKKSEGKFGLENFDDAFVSLAEMTSLLHDIGNPPFGHFAEVAINNWMSKRGVKIFENVVNVSVENKEFKDMLLKDLCSFDGNAQAIRVVTKLQRLNLSFPQIASVIKYTRGAYESKPLKSEPFSYLKKKPGFYYSEKEIVDKIKTSLDLKDGCRFPITYIMEAADDISYLNADMEDAVDKGILKFEDIYRLIKEECEKMQETYLLELVEKFYNKAKQNEEEPYQFNLFLTLTRAKLTHALVEHVSNIYLENHEAVFNGTFNSALLEYDTESKYTKAVEVLQNISVKYIYNYKDIQTLELKGQKILSSLFENYTPLLELSSEDFEELVKGERISCFLSQRLIRRLSSKHIVAYKDAVAKLNKEESEKYEIQEWYYRARLLIDYISGMTDDFALNEYKTLEALI
- a CDS encoding HAD family hydrolase → MRLIMFDMDGTLIDSGTSITNTINHVRENLGFEKMEKTFVLEKLNDPNINAAKFFYGTDDFTEQQKVLFEDYYHKNCLKDLEIYEGMEKLIDDLNGEFTLAVATNASSVFARKMLGHLGIEKYFKSILGYDSVKMPKPHPEMVYKILDNHNIQKQNAQMIGDSHKDIMAATNAGIDSVLVNWGFSNHDKDAIESIEELEKRIYEKFK
- a CDS encoding response regulator transcription factor — its product is MYKILILEDDELFKESLEDFLEDEGFEVVTATDGEQVLEICYEKRFDLYLFDINVPKIDGIETLKELRGKLDDTPTIYLTSYKDKEKLTEGFLCGCDDYLKKPIDLDELLLRIMSLLKRSGKVMENIQLNDEISFDPKNRRVLKDGEDIYTAGKVIDLLELFLEKKDAIITKEMIIEKLWEFNEDYSEGSIRVYINNLKKLLGKDTIKNIKGIGYKIEL
- a CDS encoding HAMP domain-containing sensor histidine kinase, giving the protein MSYNKRKNFIITNSIIVVFVLLLSLFINFYLTTLVGFTQDTFFVVTLTVLIFGLVLYLLLSKTIFDPLFKSDENLQKTVKETLHELNIPISTIKLNTQMLEKKITDEKAIKRLNRIKLASNELLKLYEDMEYHIKKEIDRVDLSDFSLNDIINHSLEKFDDLKKDIKIEVDIENITLQSDQNGFQKMIDNLISNALKYNLETKGLIKITYENKNLTIFNTGKEIDTKNLFVIFDKFFQEDKTKTGFGLGLFMVKEFCDKNKIAIKIEPTKEGNSFILSLKNIIKE